Proteins found in one Podarcis muralis chromosome 5, rPodMur119.hap1.1, whole genome shotgun sequence genomic segment:
- the NFS1 gene encoding cysteine desulfurase has product MMAVRPATWRALRGLLAGQRMRLSGVPQQQGIGSADETSLRPLYMDVQATTPLDPRVLDTMLPYLVHFYGNPHSRTHAYGWESESAMEKARQQVASLIGADPREIIFTSGATESNNIAIKGVGRFYKSRKKHIITTQTEHKCVLDSCRALEAEGFQVTYLPVQKNGIIDLKDLKNAIQPDTGLVSVMTVNNEIGVVQPVKDIGQICSSHKIFFHTDAAQAVGKIPLNVNDMKIDLMSISGHKIYGPKGVGAIYVRRRPRVRLEPIQSGGGQERGLRSGTVPTPLAVGLGAACELAQQEMEYDHKRISLLAGRLVTNIMSEIPDVVMNGDPVHRYPGCINLSFAYVEGESLLMALKDVALSSGSACTSASLEPSYVLRAIGTDEDLAHSSIRFGIGRFTTEEEIDYTVKKCIQHVKRLREMSPLWEMVQDGVDLKSIKWTQH; this is encoded by the exons GCATAGGCAGTGCTGATGAAACTTCACTTCGACCATTGTACATGGATGTCCAAGCAACAACTCCTCTG GACCCTAGGGTTTTGGATACCATGCTTCCCTATCTTGTGCATTTTTATGGTAACCCACACTCAAGAACTCATGCTTATGGTTGGGAGAGTGAATCTGCTATGGAAAAAGCTAGACAG CAAGTTGCATCGTTAATAGGAGCAGATCCTAGAGAAATTATTTTTACCAGTGGGGCAACAGAATCAAACAACATAGCAATTAAG GGTGTTGGAAGATTCTATAAATCCAGAAAGAAACATATAATTACAACACAAACAGAACACAAGTGTGTGCTGGATTCATGCCGTGCCCTAGAAGCTGAGGGATTTCAAGTCACATACTTGCCTGTACAGAAAAATGGGATTATAGATTTAAAG GATCTAAAAAATGCAATACAACCAGACACAGGATTGGTTTCAGTAATGACTGTGAATAATGAAATAGGAGTGGTACAGCCAGTTAAGGACATTG GTCAGATCTGCAGTTCCCATAAAATTTTCTTTCATACAGATGCTGCACAGGCAGTTGGGAAAATTCCTCTAAATGTCAATGATATGAAAATTGATTTAATGAGCATCAGTGGCCATAAAATCTATGGTCCCAAAG GGGTTGGTGCAATTTATGTTCGGCGGCGACCAAGAGTAAGACTGGAACCTATACAAAGTGGGGGAGGCCAGGAGCGAGGATTACGTTCTGGGACTGTTCCAACTCCTTTAGCAGTTGGTCTTGGAGCAGCTTGCGAATTGGCACAACAAGAGATGGAG taTGACCATAAGCGAATTAGTTTATTAGCTGGCAGATTAGTTACAAACATAATGTCTGAAATTCCTGATGTGGTAATGAATGGCGATCCAGTTCATCGTTATCCAG GCTGCATTAACTTATCCTTTGCATATGTGGAAGGAGAAAGCCTGCTGATGGCGCTTAAAGATGTGGCTCTGTCTTCTGGAAG TGCTTGCACATCTGCATCTCTGGAACCATCATATGTGTTGCGTGCAATTGGAACTGATGAAGACTTGGCTCACTCATCCATAAG GTTTGGCATTGGCCGTTTCACTACTGAAGAAGAGATAGATTATACCGTAAAAAAATGCATACAGCATGTGAAGAGATTAAGGGAGAtgag CCCACTGTGGGAAATGGTACAGGATGGAGTTGATTTGAAGAGCATTAAATGGACACAACATTAA
- the RBM12 gene encoding RNA-binding protein 12, translating to MAVVIRLQGLPIVAGTMDIRHFFSGLTIPDGGVHIVGGELGEAFIVFATDEDARLGMMRTGGTIKGSKVTLLLSSKTEMQNMIELSRRRFETANLDMPPANASRSGPPPSSGISSRVTLPTTVPNFNSPSPSVVTAATSVHESNKNIPTFSTASMGTAPPNIGATFGSPTFSSTIPSTASSMNTVPPPPIPPIPALPSLPPMPSIPPIPVPPPVPTLPPVPPVPPIPPVPPVPPMTPLPPLSGMPPMNPPPVAPLPTGMNGSGTAMNLSTNLNPMFMSPINPIQINSQSGVKSLPINPDDLYVSVHGMPFSATESDVKDFFHGLRVDAVHILKDHVGRNNGNGLVKFCSPQDTFEALKRNRMLMIQRYVEVGPATERQWVSAGGHITFKQTMGPSGQNHPSPQTHSMSKSPNGQKRSRSRSPHDQGFCVYLKGLPFESENKHVIDFFKKLDIVEDSIYIAYGPNGKALGEGFVEFRNETDYKAALCHHKQYIGNRFIQVHPITKKAMLEKIEMIRKRMQNFNYDQREIIMNTEGETGPSKLCAHISNIPYNITKMEILQFLEGLAVEENSIQILVDTNGQGLGQALVQFKAEEDARKSERLHRKKLNGRDVVLRVISLEEMREIERNPPSQGKKMLKMPLQGSALMPGVQNAGGDKHTFIGNSPKDANSGPPFHFPSNFSGSNAFGPPLPPPGIGGGFGDSRPGMPSIGNSGLPGLPGSGIDVPGFGGGPSNLTGPSGFTGGPQNFGNGPGNLTVPPNFGSGPPGLGGALGHLSGPPGFGPGPGNLHIAGPPGFGAGSGKPGPTVIKVQNMPFTVSVDEILDFFYGYQVIPGSVCLKYNEKGMPTGEAMVAFESRDEAMAAVVDLNDRPIGSRKVKLVLG from the coding sequence ATGGCTGTGGTCATCCGCTTACAAGGTCTCCCAATTGTGGCGGGGACTATGGACATTCGCCACTTCTTCTCTGGATTGACCATTCCTGATGGGGGCGTGCATATTGTAGGGGGTGAGCTGGGTGAGGCTTTCATCGTCTTTGCCACTGATGAAGATGCAAGGCTTGGTATGATGCGCACAGGTGGTACCATTAAAGGGTCCAAAGTAACACTGTTGCTGAGCAGTAAAACTGAAATGCAGAATATGATTGAACTCAGTCGCAggcgctttgaaacagcaaatcTAGATATGCCACCAGCAAATGCTAGCAGGTCTGGGCCTCCACCTAGTTCTGGAATAAGTAGCAGGGTGACTCTTCCTACGACAGTACCTAACTTTAACAGTCCCTCTCCTAGTGTAGTTACTGCAGCTACTTCAGTTCATGAAAGCAACAAAAACATACCAACATTCTCCACTGCCAGTATGGGAACTGCTCCTCCTAATATTGGTGCTACTTTTGGAAGTCCCACCTTTAGTTCCACCATACCTAGTACAGCATCCTCAATGAACACAGTACCACCTCCACCAATACCTCCAATTCCAGCTCTGCCATCATTGCCCCCAATGCCTTCCATTCCTCCCATCCCTGTCCCACCTCCAGTACCTACACTGCCTCCTGTTCCTCCAGTTCCCCCAATTCCTCCTGTACCTCCTGTGCCACCTATGACCCCTCTGCCTCCTTTATCAGGAATGCCTCCAATGAATCCCCCACCTGTAGCACCTTTGCCTACAGGAATGAATGGATCTGGAACAGCCATGAATCTGAGCACTAACTTGAATCCAATGTTCATGAGTCCCATAAATCCTATTCAGATCAATTCTCAAAGTGGTGTGAAATCGCTTCCTATCAATCCAGATGATCTGTATGTCAGTGTGCATGGAATGCCATTCTCAGCAACAGAATCTGACGTGAAAGACTTTTTTCATGGACTTCGTGTGGATGCAGTGCATATACTGAAAGATCATGTAGGACGAAATAATGGAAATGGATTAGTTAAGTTTTGTTCTCCTCAAGATACATTTGAAGCCTTGAAGCGAAACAGGATGCTGATGATTCAGCGCTATGTCGAAGTTGGTCCTGCAACAGAGAGACAGTGGGTGTCTGCAGGAGGCCATATAACATTCAAGCAAACCATGGGTCCTTCTGGACAAAATCATCCTTCTCCTCAGACTCACTCTATGTCTAAATCACCTAATGGTCAGAAAAGATCCAGATCCAGATCACCACATGACCAGGGCTTCTGTGTTTATTTAAAAGGACTTCCTTTTGAATCTGAGAACAAGCATGTAatagatttctttaaaaagctgGATATTGTGGAAGACAGTATTTACATAGCTTATGGACCCAATGGGAAAGCACTTGGTGAAGGTTTTGTTGAGTTCAGAAATGAAACTGACTACAAAGCAGCTTTGTGTCATCATAAGCAGTACATTGGAAATCGTTTCATTCAAGTACATCCCATAACAAAAAAAGCTATGTTAGAAAAGATAGAAATGATTCGGAAAAGAATGCAGAACTTCAACTATGATCAGCGTGAGATCATTATGAATACTGAAGGGGAGACTGGCCCTTCTAAACTATGTGCACATATATCTAATATCCCCTACAACATTACTAAAATGGAAATCCTTCAGTTTCTAGAGGGACTGGCAGTGGAAGAGAACTCTATACAAATTCTTGTTGATACTAATGGGCAAGGTTTAGGACAAGCACTGGTCCAATTCAAAGCTGAAGAAGATGCTCGTAAATCAGAGCGCCTGCATCGAAAGAAACTAAATGGGAGAGATGTTGTGCTAAGAGTTATTTCCCTTGAAGAAAtgagagaaattgagagaaatccTCCCTcccaggggaaaaaaatgttgaaaatgccATTGCAAGGGAGTGCACTAATGCCAGGAGTGCAGAATGCTGGTGGGGATAAACATACTTTCATAGGTAATAGCCCCAAAGATGCAAACAGTGGTCCTCCTTTTCATTTTCCcagcaatttcagtgggtctaatgcATTTGGCCCCCCTCTTCCACCTCCAGGAATAGGTGGTGGCTTTGGTGATTCAAGGCCAGGAATGCCTTCTATTGGAAATAGTGGCCTGCCTGGTCTGCCTGGTTCAGGAATTGATGTTCCGGGTTTTGGAGGTGGGCCTAGCAATTTAACTGGGCCATCAGGTTTCACCGGAGGTCCTCAGAACTTTGGAAATGGGCCTGGTAATTTAACTGTTCCTCCTAACTTTGGTAGTGGACCTCCAGGTCTTGGTGGTGCGCTTGGACATTTAAGTGGACCTCCAGGGTTTGGACCTGGACCTGGAAACTTGCATATTGCTGGGCCACCTGGGTTTGGAGCTGGCTCTGGAAAGCCAGGGCCAACTGTCATCAAAGTTCAGAATATGCCCTTTACTGTATCAGTGGATGAAATTTTGGATTTCTTCTATGGTTACCAAGTAATCCCAGGTTCAGTGTGCTTAAAATACAATGAAAAGGGCATGCCAACAGGTGAAGCAATGGTTGCATTTGAATCTCGTGATGAAGCAATGGCAGCTGTTGTTGATCTGAATGACAGGCCAATAGGCTCAAGAAAAGTCAAACTTGTTCTAGGGTAG